The window TCAATAAAAGGCATCGAGTCTTCTTTAATATTCATCCCAACCCATGTTAAGAGGTTACTTGGGAAAAAACATTTCAACTTTTGATATGACATCTCATCATTTACTTAAGTTTCTTTCCATCcacaatgtccaaaatatgcATAGGGGAGAGGCTTCCAAACCTTCATCTGTTTTTTCCCTATGAAAGAGCATGTCGGCTTAATAAAGTTTCTCTAACTGTGGAAAGAAGCACCCAAACTGCACCAAATGAGGAGGTGATGCTAACTATTATGAATTtgttttgggaatattttttaaaacaattctcaaaacatagtttttagaacagttttccAAAACAGTTCTATGATGTTTTATAGAGCAAAAGCGGGAACTTGAATGTCTTCAACTTgcttattatattttcaattttcttttaaataaattttaatgtaatgttttattttcaattattcttcgTATTTATCccattattttttgaaacaacgctcaaataacaaatgaaaacaattgaaaagaattgaaaacaactaaaatatatgttAAGAGAACATCTTGTTTTATGGTTTTAAGAATCGAAAACTGTTTTCTAattactaaacatgtttttctatttttttgttctcaaaaacaactTTTGACAAACAAATCCTACATCTTTCAATTCTCAATGCATGAAAATTGGGGATGAAATCTTGGATGGTTTGAGATGGATGACCCAATAATCTATCCCAGTCTACTGCTAATGGAATGGGATTTTACAGACCTAAATGGGGCAGGGATGCAATCTTCAAGTATGTTGTAGGTTCTCCTTTTCCAGGATGGACAAAGTAGGGGCACCATGTTCCAAACCTGGGCTGCGGATACCCCTACTGAAAAATATATCCATAAAGACAAACCAGCTAAGCAAAAATAAGTACTGTGGCTTAGTGTAGACTTTAGCTTATTGTGCTTCACATGGTGACTGACAATGCATTAATTCAGTCAAATAATCACTAGCTTTGCCCAAATGCATTTCACAACATCGAGCACATTAACAGAGAGAAATGCACAAAAATTTCGTGTCGATTGTGGCACTGCTAatttccagaaaaaaaaaaaatgaaaaatgaaaaaaaaatagaggtcTCACAGGCAAACTCAAAAACCAAATTCTACACATTTCAAAAATTACTgggagaaacaaaaagaaaaaagcaatcAAATATATAATGTCTGCACTTATCAAATCAAACGCTAGGACACTAAATAGTTGGGGCAAAGGATTTGTAGATGGAATTGAGTTGTAATTTCAGTGTGTAGTAGCATTTCCCAACAATTATATGACAATTCACTCTAGGTGCTTTTCCGAAGTAACACAAGTTCCATAACAACAGAAGACACCCCTCCGGATGCCCAACTCTTGAGTTTACCCTAACATGTAAATTCAGATGGAAACCCACAATACACACCAATACGTGATGAGCCGAAAATGGATTGGAAAGAAGTCAGCAAAAAGGGGAAACGACCGCTATCCAATATAATATTCAAAAACCCTAACCTTAACACTActgattatgattttaatgtATCACTCCGAAATCCTAATTAGCAAGGATACAACAAAAAAGCACACAAAGAAAGAGTGATTTTCCGTGTACCTTGGCGTCACGGTAATTGATAATAACTTTGCCAGTGCCTTCCTGAAGAACGACTCGAGCAATGGCGCATTTTCGGCGACCAGTACCGATGATTGTTTGCGCCGCGAAGCCACCGGGAAGCCTTGATTTGACGTATTTCTTCAAGTCTGCTGTCTCCAATTCGAGCGGCGAAGCAACCGCAGCAGCGGAGGCAACGACGGCTAGTGAAGAGGTTTTAGTCAGATGGGAAATGGAAAGAGAATTGGAGCGGACAAAGGAGAGTGAAGAGGGTCTTTGAGAAATAtgggaagaaaatgaaagagacgAGAGTGAAGATGTAAGGGAGGACATGGAAATTGCCATTGCGTGGAGCTAGGTGGGTGTTTATTTCCCTGGAAAATGGATTTCCAGGCGTTGTAAGCTGAGGGGACAAGAGCGGGTGAGAGAGGATAACGTTGCTTTGAATTGACCAAAATGACATTCACGTAAGAGGGTATAGAAATGCAGTGATGCACATTATCGACTgcgaataaaaatgaaactttaaaTCTATGGAATGATACTTCATTTGAATTTGTAGCACCGATAAGAGATTGTATGTATCTGCCGTGTGTGTAGAGTATTTGgtattaattttagaaagtatttttattttttaatatttaaattttttta is drawn from Vitis riparia cultivar Riparia Gloire de Montpellier isolate 1030 chromosome 18, EGFV_Vit.rip_1.0, whole genome shotgun sequence and contains these coding sequences:
- the LOC117906563 gene encoding 30S ribosomal protein S9, chloroplastic; protein product: MAISMSSLTSSLSSLSFSSHISQRPSSLSFVRSNSLSISHLTKTSSLAVVASAAAVASPLELETADLKKYVKSRLPGGFAAQTIIGTGRRKCAIARVVLQEGTGKVIINYRDAKEYLQGNPLWLQYVKVPLVTLGYESSYDVFVKAHGGGLSGQAQAISLGIARALLKVSEDHRGPLRKEGLLTRDSRVVERKKVGLKKARKAPQFSKR